A DNA window from Candidatus Methylomirabilis sp. contains the following coding sequences:
- a CDS encoding electron transfer flavoprotein subunit beta/FixA family protein translates to MELVVCLKEIIDPEIPPSQFKIDPAAKRQLPEGHALVISTYDEHALEVALKLKEAKGGTVTALCLGAPTATTALKKALAMGADQAVLLNDPVLLASDAFGVASALAAAIRKRGPFDLVLAGCESGDWASRAVGPLLAEELGIPCVAYASRVEMAGGGVQARKLVEDGYALIEAPLPLLVTITSDESNVPRFPKLKDIMAAGRKPIPTWTAADLGLAEPKRNGSRVTVADLSIPVRETRCEILDGESPEEKVDRLVSRLRDLKLL, encoded by the coding sequence GTGGAGCTCGTCGTCTGCCTGAAAGAGATCATTGACCCGGAAATCCCGCCGAGCCAGTTCAAGATCGACCCGGCGGCGAAGCGGCAGCTCCCGGAGGGGCACGCCCTCGTGATCTCGACCTACGACGAGCACGCCCTGGAGGTGGCCCTGAAGCTCAAGGAGGCGAAGGGGGGGACGGTGACGGCCCTCTGCCTCGGTGCGCCTACGGCCACCACGGCGCTCAAAAAGGCGCTCGCCATGGGGGCGGACCAGGCGGTCCTACTGAACGACCCGGTCCTCCTCGCCTCCGATGCCTTCGGCGTCGCCTCCGCCCTCGCGGCGGCCATCCGGAAGCGCGGCCCCTTCGACCTCGTGCTCGCCGGATGCGAGTCGGGGGACTGGGCTTCTCGGGCCGTCGGACCCTTGCTCGCCGAGGAGCTCGGGATCCCCTGCGTCGCCTACGCATCCCGCGTGGAGATGGCGGGGGGTGGCGTCCAGGCTCGGAAACTGGTGGAGGACGGCTACGCACTGATCGAGGCGCCGCTCCCCCTCCTGGTGACGATCACGAGCGACGAGAGCAACGTCCCGCGCTTCCCGAAGCTGAAGGACATCATGGCCGCGGGCCGCAAGCCGATCCCCACCTGGACCGCGGCCGACCTGGGGCTGGCGGAGCCCAAGAGAAATGGCAGCCGGGTCACGGTGGCGGACCTCAGCATCCCGGTGCGGGAGACCCGCTGCGAGATTCTGGACGGCGAGAGCCCGGAGGAGAAGGTGGACCGGCTGGTGAGCCGCCTCCGGGACTTGAAGCTACTCTAA
- a CDS encoding electron transfer flavoprotein subunit alpha/FixB family protein has product MGAVLCYAPVAGDRISRSGQEALAAGRAAAQVAGGPVVAALVGAGLGGATSAAARHGAARCFLAEHALLETYQADAYLKALQAIVEAASPTLLLFPSDAQGRELAPRLAHRLRAALITEAQAFARRDGKLAFTCQAYGGKAVATLIAQAEPVVVTVRPKTFSPAEAAAAGEAVPVPVSLTPQDARTRLVRKVQEEGGGMDLEVAKAVIGGGRGLGGPDAFKLLEELAQVLRGAVGASRAATDAGWVPASWQIGQTGRSISPDLYIAVGISGATQHVAGVASAKTIVAINRDAEAPIFKVAQLGIVDDFKAIIPRLTAKIREVTGKG; this is encoded by the coding sequence ATGGGAGCGGTCCTCTGTTATGCGCCGGTCGCGGGGGACCGGATCAGCCGGAGCGGCCAGGAGGCCCTGGCCGCGGGGCGGGCCGCCGCCCAGGTCGCCGGCGGGCCCGTCGTCGCGGCCCTCGTGGGCGCGGGCCTGGGCGGCGCCACGTCGGCCGCAGCGCGCCACGGCGCCGCCCGATGCTTCCTCGCCGAGCACGCTCTTCTCGAGACCTACCAGGCGGACGCGTACCTGAAGGCCCTCCAGGCGATCGTCGAGGCGGCGAGTCCGACCCTTCTGCTGTTCCCGAGCGACGCGCAGGGGCGGGAGCTGGCTCCGCGCCTGGCCCACCGGCTCCGCGCCGCCCTCATCACTGAGGCGCAAGCCTTCGCCAGGCGGGACGGGAAACTGGCCTTCACCTGCCAGGCCTACGGGGGCAAGGCCGTAGCCACCCTCATCGCGCAGGCGGAGCCGGTCGTCGTCACCGTCCGGCCCAAGACGTTCTCCCCCGCCGAGGCGGCGGCTGCCGGGGAGGCAGTTCCCGTGCCGGTCTCCCTGACGCCGCAGGACGCCCGCACGCGCCTCGTCCGGAAGGTCCAGGAGGAGGGGGGCGGCATGGACCTGGAGGTGGCCAAGGCCGTCATCGGGGGCGGCCGCGGCCTGGGCGGGCCGGACGCGTTCAAGCTGCTTGAGGAGCTGGCCCAGGTGCTGCGAGGAGCCGTCGGGGCCTCGCGAGCGGCGACCGATGCCGGCTGGGTCCCCGCCTCCTGGCAGATCGGACAGACGGGACGGAGCATCAGCCCCGACCTGTATATCGCCGTGGGCATCTCCGGGGCGACCCAGCACGTGGCCGGCGTGGCCTCGGCCAAGACCATCGTCGCCATCAACCGGGACGCCGAGGCGCCCATCTTCAAGGTGGCGCAGCTCGGGATCGTGGACGACTTCAAGGCAATCATCCCCCGGCTGACCGCGAAAATCCGGGAGGTCACCGGGAAGGGCTAG
- a CDS encoding SIS domain-containing protein codes for MYEAIQGQPAAIRSVLRRNREALKAVAAQLQHADQVLLSGIGTSWHACLVGELLLSQIGGLGHRVRAFHSFELSNYWPEPHAKTGVIVISHRGTKRFSLEALQKAKAGGGFGVAITGLGSGEGLHAADHLLRTVEQENSGAHTISYTTALALLAALAAELGGNGEFAAALEAIPYLMEALLERESGEALASRFRNRRCYYFIGGGPNTSTACEAALKMNEANYAITVGMNCEQVLHGPWAALEPEDVVFLIAPPGRSYERCLAVARVAGEVGAPVVGLLAEGDAELASLCALVVSLPPTPELLTPILAVVPLQLLTYYLALLRGTNPDTMRAHEAAHGRARAGLSL; via the coding sequence ATGTACGAGGCCATCCAGGGGCAGCCGGCGGCGATCCGGTCGGTGCTGCGGCGCAACCGGGAGGCCCTGAAGGCGGTGGCCGCGCAGCTGCAGCACGCGGACCAGGTTCTCCTTTCGGGGATCGGCACGTCCTGGCACGCGTGCCTGGTGGGGGAGCTGCTTCTGTCCCAGATCGGGGGCCTGGGGCATCGCGTCCGCGCCTTCCACTCCTTTGAGCTCAGCAACTACTGGCCGGAGCCGCACGCAAAGACCGGGGTGATCGTCATAAGCCACCGGGGGACCAAGCGCTTCTCGCTCGAGGCCCTCCAGAAGGCGAAGGCGGGGGGCGGCTTCGGCGTCGCGATCACCGGTCTCGGAAGCGGGGAGGGCCTGCACGCAGCAGACCACCTCCTCCGGACGGTAGAGCAGGAGAATTCCGGCGCGCACACCATCAGTTACACGACCGCGCTCGCGCTCCTGGCTGCCCTGGCCGCCGAGCTGGGAGGGAACGGGGAGTTCGCGGCAGCGCTCGAGGCGATCCCGTACCTGATGGAGGCCCTGCTCGAGCGGGAGTCCGGAGAGGCGCTGGCGAGCCGCTTTCGGAATCGGCGCTGCTACTACTTCATCGGAGGCGGCCCGAACACGTCCACGGCCTGCGAGGCCGCCCTCAAGATGAACGAAGCGAACTACGCCATCACGGTGGGGATGAATTGCGAGCAGGTGCTGCACGGCCCCTGGGCGGCGCTGGAGCCGGAGGACGTGGTCTTCCTCATCGCGCCGCCTGGCCGCTCGTACGAGCGCTGCCTGGCGGTGGCCAGGGTGGCGGGCGAGGTCGGCGCACCCGTCGTTGGGCTTCTTGCGGAGGGCGATGCCGAGCTGGCCTCCCTCTGCGCCCTCGTGGTGTCGTTGCCCCCCACACCCGAGCTGCTGACCCCGATCCTCGCCGTGGTTCCCCTCCAACTGCTCACCTACTATCTCGCGCTTTTGCGGGGGACCAACCCGGACACCATGCGGGCCCACGAGGCTGCCCACGGCCGCGCCCGGGCAGGCCTCTCGCTCTAG
- a CDS encoding fumarate reductase subunit yields the protein MEPAREIYWNIPGHAWLYVLFLPFFLVFCWGIWRAFRALRMGKGPLLEGRLLPRLRAFWDGAVLQRRIARQPFAGAMHLGISWGFAILFVATTLVAFQDYFGLPVLSGSFYLYFMSLTVDLFGLAAVVGTVLALVRRYGPRPERLTAPHGRDPFGLLLLLFLLVLLTGFAVEGLRIGATADLYGR from the coding sequence GTGGAGCCCGCGCGGGAAATCTACTGGAACATCCCGGGGCATGCCTGGCTCTATGTCCTCTTCCTGCCGTTTTTCCTGGTCTTCTGCTGGGGGATCTGGCGGGCGTTCCGCGCGCTCCGGATGGGGAAGGGCCCGCTCCTCGAAGGACGCCTCCTGCCGCGGCTCCGAGCCTTCTGGGATGGCGCCGTCCTCCAGCGCCGGATCGCGCGCCAGCCCTTCGCCGGGGCGATGCACCTCGGCATCTCCTGGGGCTTTGCCATCCTGTTCGTCGCCACGACGCTCGTGGCCTTCCAGGACTATTTCGGCCTGCCCGTTCTCTCCGGCTCCTTCTACCTCTACTTCATGAGCCTGACCGTGGACCTGTTCGGCCTGGCCGCCGTGGTCGGGACGGTCCTCGCTCTCGTGCGGCGCTACGGCCCGCGACCCGAGCGGCTCACCGCCCCGCACGGGCGCGACCCCTTCGGCCTCCTCCTCCTGCTCTTCCTGCTCGTCCTGCTGACGGGATTTGCCGTGGAGGGACTCCGGATCGGGGCCACCGCGGATCTGTACGGACG
- a CDS encoding acyl-CoA dehydrogenase, with amino-acid sequence MDFALTEAQRMFQATAREVADQIIAPRAEETDVTGAFPHETVKRLGELGFMGVAVPETYGGAGADTVCYAIAMEEVSRACASTGVIMSVNNSLVCDPLLAFGTESQKQQYLVPLARGEKLGCFCLSEPNAGSDAANQETTARRDGAAYLLTGTKNFISNGAEADVALVFASLDRSKGHHGIAAFLVERSFPGFTVAKLEKKLGIKGSSTAQIVLDNCRVPAENRLGKEDEGFKIAMATLDGGRIGIAAQAVGIARAAFEAARDHAKARVQFGKPIATLQAIQFMLADMATEIEAARLLTYRAALLKDAGRRFTSEAAMAKLYASEAAMRITTKAIQVHGGYGYMLDYPVQRFFRDAKITEIYEGTSEIQRLVIAGHLLK; translated from the coding sequence GTGGATTTTGCCCTGACAGAAGCGCAGCGGATGTTCCAGGCCACGGCGCGAGAGGTGGCCGACCAGATCATCGCCCCGCGGGCGGAGGAGACCGACGTCACCGGCGCCTTCCCCCACGAGACCGTCAAGCGCCTCGGGGAGCTGGGGTTCATGGGGGTGGCGGTGCCCGAGACGTACGGGGGGGCCGGAGCCGACACCGTCTGCTATGCCATCGCGATGGAGGAGGTCTCCCGGGCCTGCGCCTCGACCGGCGTCATCATGTCGGTGAACAACTCCCTCGTCTGCGACCCGCTCCTCGCCTTCGGGACGGAGAGCCAGAAGCAGCAGTACCTGGTTCCCCTCGCCCGGGGCGAGAAGCTCGGCTGCTTCTGCCTGAGCGAGCCGAACGCCGGGAGCGATGCGGCCAATCAGGAGACCACGGCCCGCCGGGATGGCGCCGCGTACCTCCTCACCGGGACCAAGAACTTCATCTCGAACGGGGCCGAGGCGGACGTCGCCCTCGTCTTCGCCTCCCTCGACCGGAGCAAGGGGCATCACGGGATCGCGGCCTTCCTGGTCGAGCGCAGCTTCCCCGGCTTCACCGTGGCCAAGCTCGAGAAGAAGCTCGGGATCAAGGGCTCCTCCACGGCCCAGATCGTCCTGGACAACTGCCGGGTCCCGGCGGAGAACCGCCTCGGGAAAGAGGACGAGGGGTTCAAGATCGCGATGGCGACCCTCGACGGGGGTCGCATCGGCATCGCGGCGCAGGCGGTCGGGATCGCCCGGGCCGCCTTCGAGGCCGCCCGGGACCACGCCAAGGCGCGCGTGCAGTTCGGGAAGCCCATCGCCACTCTCCAGGCCATCCAGTTCATGCTCGCCGACATGGCGACGGAGATCGAGGCGGCGCGCCTGCTTACCTACCGGGCGGCGCTTCTGAAGGATGCGGGCCGGCGCTTCACCTCGGAGGCCGCGATGGCAAAGCTCTACGCCTCGGAGGCCGCCATGCGGATCACGACGAAAGCGATCCAGGTGCACGGCGGGTACGGCTACATGCTGGACTACCCGGTCCAGCGCTTTTTCCGGGACGCGAAGATCACCGAGATCTACGAGGGGACTTCCGAAATCCAGCGGCTGGTGATCGCGGGCCATCTCCTGAAGTAG